TCAGCCACAGGCGGCAGCGCCGGCGGCGGATTCAGCACGAACCGTCCACCACGGCCGGGCGGCGGCGGACCAACAAGTCCGGGACTCGGACAATCTGCAGCAGCAAAGAAAGCAGCAGACAAAAAGCGTAAGGCACCGGTCAAGGGCATGCGCACGCAGGTCTCTGACTCGGATGTGGAACGCGCGATCAGGCAGACGCTCTCCGGAATGGAACTCAATCCAACGGGTGGACGTGCCAAGCTTCGCCAACGCAAGCGCATGGAGCGCGAGGAAAAAGCTGCGATCCGTCAAGAAGAAAGAGCTCGCGAAGACAATACGCTTCGCTTGTCAGAATTCGTGACAACGGCTGACCTTGCGAACATGATGCGCGTTACGGCATCAGACATCATCATGAAATGTATGAGCCTTGGTTTGATGGTATCCATCAACCAACGTCTCGATAAGGACACGATCACCCTCATCGCATCCGACTATGGATACGAAGTGTCGTTCCTTGATGATCAATCCGAACAGGATGTGGAAGACGATGTTGATGCAGAGGAAACACTGCGTCCACGCTCGCCGATCGTAACGATCATGGGCCACGTTGACCACGGTAAAACATCGTTGTTGGACCACATCCGCAATGCGAACGTTGTTGCCGGCGAAGCCGGCGGTATCACGCAGCACATCGGCGCCTATCGTGTAGAGACAGATTCCGGTCGCTCTATCACGTTCCTTGATACACCTGGTCACGAAGCCTTTACAGCCATGCGTGCCCGCGGTGCTCAGGTCACAGACATCGTGGTGCTCGTTGTTGCTGCCGATGATAGTGTGATGCCTCAAACGATCGAGGCTATTTCGCACGCGCAAGCTGCGAACGTGCCGATCGTTGTTGCCATCAACAAGGTGGATCGTCCGGAGTCAAACCCGGATCGTATCCGCCAACAACTCGCAGATCACGGTGTTCTTGTTGAAGACTGGGGCGGTAAGTATCAAGTAGCAGAGATCTCTGCCAAGCTTGGTACGAACATCCCTCAGCTTCTCGAGAAGATCCTCCTCGAAGCCGACATCCTTGAACTCAAGGCCAACCCCGATCGCAACGCTCGTGCAACGGTCATCGAAGCACACGTTGATAAGGGGCGTGGTAATGTTGTGACGGTCATCGTGCAAAAGGGTACACTCAACGTAGGCGACATCTTCGTCTGCGGTCAGTTTGCCGGACGCGTGCGAGCCATGTTCGATGAACGTGGTAATCGTATGGACTCTGCCGGACCATCCATGCCTGCTCAGGTCACCGGTTTCGACGGATTGCCGAACTCCGGAGACATCCTCTACGAAATGGAAACGGATGCCGAAGCCCGCGATGTGGCAACACGTCGCCAGCAGCTTCGCCGCGAACAGCAGTTCCGCGGTATGCGTCACATGACACTCGACGATATCTCAGCGCAGATCCAACAGGGTGGCGTGAAGGAACTCCGACTGATCGTTCGTGCAGACGTGAGCGGTTCGGTGGAAGCTCTCTCCGATTCGTTGCAGAAACTGTCAACACCGGAAGTAAAGGTACACATCATCTTCAAGGCTGTTGGTGCGATCACCGAGAGCGACGTAATGCTTGCATCGGCCTCCGATGCCGTCATCGTCGGCTTCCAAGTGAACACCTCGCCGGCCGCTCGCAAGGTTGCCGAAGCAGAGAATGTGGATGTTCGCCTCTACTCCATCATCTACGACTGTATCAACGAAGTTCAGCTCGCTCTCGAAGGTATGCTCACTCCTGACATCAAGGAAGAGATCACCTCCGGCGTTGAAGTTCGCGCGATCTTCAAGATCAGCAAACTCGGAACCATCGCGGGCTGTTACGTCCTCACAGGCAAGATCACGCGGAACGACAAGGTGCGCGTCCTGCGCGACGGATTTGAGATCTTCAAGGGAACTCTCTCCTCGCTCAAGCGCGTCAAGGATGACGTTCGCGAAGTGGATGCCGGCTACGAGTGCGGTATCGCACTCAACGGCTTCAATGACCTCGAAGTAGGGGACATCATTGAAGGCTACAAGACAATTGAAGTGAAACGGAAGTTGTCCTGACCGTGTCGATTCGAACCGAAAGAGTGGCGGGCGAGATCCAGAAAGCCCTGGCAGCGCCCCTTCGATCGATCTCTGAAGAGATCTCGGCGGGATTTATCACCGTTACGGAGGTCCGGCTCTCACCGGATCTTCAAACAGCGCGTGTCTATCTCAGCGTGTTCGGAGGAAAGCGTTCGCCGGCCGAAGTGCTCGATCATATCGAACAACACGAGTCCGGCAGATTGCGTCACCAACTCTCAAAGGCTGTGCGTCTGCGGTATGCACCACAACTGCGGTTCTATATCGACGATTCACTCGATCGCGCTCAACGCATCGAGGCATTGCTCGATAGTGTGAAACCGAAGGACGAAGAAGCTCCGGCTGACGGTGAACAACATGACGAATGACAGACCGCTCTTGGACCGAACATCGCTCGGTGATCTTGATGTGTGGTTGGAATCAGCTCGAACAGACGGTGCGATAGCGCTCATTGACAAAGAAACAGACTGGACATCATTCGACTGTGTTGCGAAACTTCGCGGCCTCACACGAGTGAAAAGAGTGGGCCACGCCGGTACACTCGATCCTCTCGCTACGGGGCTCCTGGTGATCTGCTTCGGCAAGGCTACCAAGGATATCGCAACGCTTCAGGATGATGACAAGGTGTATGACGTACAGGTCACACTCGGTGCAACGTCAACTACAGACGATAGCGCGGGAGAGATCACAGACGTACAGAATGTACACCAACTCACTGATGCCGAGATCCTCGCAGCTCTGCTGGGATTCAAGGGAACGATAGACCAAACGCCCCCTGCCTACAGCGCAGTGAAACATCAAGGCAGACGTCAGTACGATCTCGCACGCGAGGGCAAGGAGTTCACTCCGAAGTCGCGTCAGGTAACGATCCACTCCATCAGCAACGTTGTCATCAACTGG
This region of Ignavibacteria bacterium genomic DNA includes:
- the infB gene encoding translation initiation factor IF-2, encoding MAGSTGNKLFKIASQINIGRDAIVEYLASKGHKIENKATTVLSDEQSDLVIEKFAKELKTAQKQREKVQRQQQVRKTQLEQGSAVSIDTIAEAHEREREIEERLERPADSHTEETPQVEAAAPVAPPPAAPVVVAEAPAAPVVAEVPEPPTAPEAAPVVAETPAPAAVPEPVPTPAPEPESTGPAVGAVIDLSAIGKPKEEPKPTPPPLPKQTAKSTPPSKAVPAPAAPVAPPVAEEAAPAEAAAPVEGEAPAAAGEEGDGTKAKRKRKGVIEVEYKPGGNAQLRGLTVLGKIDLTPKAPPRPKRNERGPAGREGGPRGAIGDQLAARGKGPGQGQGGSATGGSAGGGFSTNRPPRPGGGGPTSPGLGQSAAAKKAADKKRKAPVKGMRTQVSDSDVERAIRQTLSGMELNPTGGRAKLRQRKRMEREEKAAIRQEERAREDNTLRLSEFVTTADLANMMRVTASDIIMKCMSLGLMVSINQRLDKDTITLIASDYGYEVSFLDDQSEQDVEDDVDAEETLRPRSPIVTIMGHVDHGKTSLLDHIRNANVVAGEAGGITQHIGAYRVETDSGRSITFLDTPGHEAFTAMRARGAQVTDIVVLVVAADDSVMPQTIEAISHAQAANVPIVVAINKVDRPESNPDRIRQQLADHGVLVEDWGGKYQVAEISAKLGTNIPQLLEKILLEADILELKANPDRNARATVIEAHVDKGRGNVVTVIVQKGTLNVGDIFVCGQFAGRVRAMFDERGNRMDSAGPSMPAQVTGFDGLPNSGDILYEMETDAEARDVATRRQQLRREQQFRGMRHMTLDDISAQIQQGGVKELRLIVRADVSGSVEALSDSLQKLSTPEVKVHIIFKAVGAITESDVMLASASDAVIVGFQVNTSPAARKVAEAENVDVRLYSIIYDCINEVQLALEGMLTPDIKEEITSGVEVRAIFKISKLGTIAGCYVLTGKITRNDKVRVLRDGFEIFKGTLSSLKRVKDDVREVDAGYECGIALNGFNDLEVGDIIEGYKTIEVKRKLS
- the rbfA gene encoding 30S ribosome-binding factor RbfA, with amino-acid sequence MSIRTERVAGEIQKALAAPLRSISEEISAGFITVTEVRLSPDLQTARVYLSVFGGKRSPAEVLDHIEQHESGRLRHQLSKAVRLRYAPQLRFYIDDSLDRAQRIEALLDSVKPKDEEAPADGEQHDE
- the truB gene encoding tRNA pseudouridine(55) synthase TruB, which gives rise to MNNMTNDRPLLDRTSLGDLDVWLESARTDGAIALIDKETDWTSFDCVAKLRGLTRVKRVGHAGTLDPLATGLLVICFGKATKDIATLQDDDKVYDVQVTLGATSTTDDSAGEITDVQNVHQLTDAEILAALLGFKGTIDQTPPAYSAVKHQGRRQYDLAREGKEFTPKSRQVTIHSISNVVINWPVVSCTIHCTKGTYIRSIARDLGDRLGCGGYVTALRRTRSGGFSVEHALRIDDVRAAIQEKAVV